One Streptomyces sp. V4I8 genomic window carries:
- a CDS encoding gamma carbonic anhydrase family protein, with product MTQKALVMGIGGREPKIDEAAFVAPTSSVIGDVTLEAGASVWYGAVARGDVERISVGAQSNVQDNCTLHADPGFPVTIGARVSVGHNAVVHGATVEDDCLIGMGATVLNGAVIGAGSLVAAQALVPQGMRVPPGSLVAGVPAKVRRELTEEERQGVTLNGTMYAELAKAHREEHGA from the coding sequence ATGACGCAGAAGGCGCTGGTCATGGGCATCGGGGGCCGGGAACCGAAGATCGACGAGGCTGCGTTCGTGGCACCCACCTCGTCGGTGATCGGGGACGTGACGCTGGAGGCGGGGGCCAGCGTCTGGTACGGCGCGGTGGCGCGCGGCGATGTGGAACGGATCTCCGTCGGCGCTCAGTCCAATGTGCAGGACAACTGCACGCTGCATGCCGATCCGGGGTTTCCCGTGACCATCGGGGCGAGGGTGTCGGTCGGCCATAACGCCGTGGTGCATGGGGCGACCGTTGAGGACGACTGTCTGATCGGGATGGGGGCGACCGTGCTGAACGGTGCGGTGATCGGGGCGGGGTCTTTGGTCGCCGCTCAGGCTCTGGTGCCGCAGGGGATGCGGGTGCCGCCCGGGTCGCTGGTGGCGGGGGTACCGGCGAAGGTGAGGCGGGAACTCACTGAGGAAGAACGTCAGGGCGTCACGCTCAACGGCACGATGTACGCGGAGTTGGCGAAGGCGCACCGGGAAGAGCACGGGGCATAG
- a CDS encoding DedA family protein — MHVQEWLETVPPLAIYLLVGVVIGLESLGIPLPGEIILVSSALLASQHGDINPFVLGACATAGAIIGDSIGYAIGRRGGRPLLAWLGTKFPKHFSEGHIATAERSFQKWGMWAVFFGRFVALLRIFAGPLAGVLRMPYWKFLIANVFGGILWAGGTTAVIYYVGVVAESWLKRFSWLGLVAAVLIGLTSMLIIKRKAKKAQTAHREPEPVAAGD, encoded by the coding sequence TTGCACGTCCAGGAATGGCTCGAAACGGTGCCACCGCTCGCCATCTATCTGCTGGTCGGCGTGGTCATCGGTCTGGAGAGCCTGGGCATTCCGCTGCCCGGCGAGATCATCCTGGTCTCCTCGGCGCTGCTCGCCTCACAGCACGGTGACATCAACCCCTTCGTGCTCGGCGCCTGCGCCACCGCGGGCGCGATCATCGGCGACTCCATCGGCTACGCCATCGGCCGCAGGGGCGGACGCCCGCTCCTGGCCTGGCTGGGCACGAAATTCCCCAAGCACTTCAGCGAGGGCCACATCGCCACCGCCGAGCGGTCCTTCCAGAAGTGGGGCATGTGGGCCGTCTTCTTCGGCCGCTTCGTCGCCCTCCTGCGCATCTTCGCCGGCCCCCTCGCCGGTGTCCTGCGCATGCCGTACTGGAAGTTCCTGATCGCCAACGTCTTCGGCGGCATCCTCTGGGCGGGCGGCACGACCGCGGTCATCTACTACGTCGGCGTGGTCGCCGAATCCTGGCTGAAGCGCTTCTCATGGCTGGGCCTGGTGGCGGCGGTCCTGATCGGCCTGACGTCCATGCTGATCATCAAGCGCAAGGCCAAGAAGGCCCAGACGGCCCACCGAGAGCCGGAACCTGTGGCCGCCGGCGACTGA
- a CDS encoding carboxylesterase/lipase family protein, which produces MSVALMALAAALVTPVPAQAADDPVVRTTAGWVRGETTAEGRQFLGIPYAEPPVGELRWKAPRPVRPWQGVRTAQDFGNKCVQGSSWDPGYEQPSHTEECLDLNVYAPADSAPRAVLVWFHGGGLTAGAGQDVVPDAFARQTGTVVVTVNYRLGAMGFLATAGLDGEVRDGVSGNFGMLDQQAALRWVRANIGRFGGDPGRVTIAGESAGGRSVCTQLASPTAKGLFRAGIIQSGAYADCGARAHGTAVSQGAAFAEKLGCADLACLRAKPAAEILAAQSGFDWGPVAGGAFLPRQPKEAFEHGAAAGVPVMNGANQDEGRLFAFSRFDLNGTPLTADQYPAVMRADYGDEALARYPLQSYPSPALAYATAQGDQMFACPALRLDGALAGRGKVYAYEFADRTSPPFASLRDLGTDFDFGATHVNEVQYLFKHFGLESPLNAGQRTLARQMIQYWGSFVRDGVPRAAGQPAMPTRPGTVLALRTPSAGGNVPSATVHREHQCNLWDAETVTQNG; this is translated from the coding sequence ATGTCCGTCGCACTGATGGCCCTCGCGGCCGCGCTCGTCACCCCTGTGCCCGCACAGGCCGCCGACGACCCCGTCGTCCGCACCACCGCGGGCTGGGTGCGGGGTGAAACCACCGCCGAGGGACGCCAGTTCCTCGGCATCCCCTACGCCGAGCCCCCCGTCGGAGAGCTCCGCTGGAAGGCGCCGCGACCCGTCCGGCCCTGGCAAGGGGTACGCACGGCACAGGACTTCGGCAACAAATGTGTACAGGGTTCGAGTTGGGATCCCGGCTATGAGCAACCCAGCCATACCGAGGAATGTCTCGACCTCAATGTGTACGCCCCCGCGGACTCGGCCCCTCGCGCGGTCCTGGTCTGGTTCCACGGTGGCGGGCTCACCGCCGGGGCCGGTCAGGACGTCGTCCCGGATGCCTTCGCCCGGCAGACCGGTACGGTCGTCGTGACCGTCAACTACCGCCTCGGGGCGATGGGCTTCCTCGCCACGGCCGGCCTGGACGGCGAGGTGCGCGACGGGGTCTCCGGCAACTTCGGCATGCTCGACCAGCAGGCCGCCCTGCGCTGGGTGCGTGCCAACATCGGCCGCTTCGGCGGCGACCCGGGCCGCGTGACCATCGCCGGCGAGTCGGCGGGCGGCCGCTCGGTCTGCACCCAGCTGGCCTCGCCGACGGCGAAGGGGCTGTTCCGGGCGGGGATCATCCAGAGCGGGGCGTACGCCGACTGCGGTGCGCGAGCGCACGGCACGGCCGTGTCCCAGGGCGCCGCGTTCGCGGAGAAGCTCGGCTGCGCCGACCTGGCCTGTCTGCGCGCCAAGCCGGCCGCCGAGATCCTGGCCGCGCAGAGCGGCTTCGACTGGGGGCCGGTGGCCGGGGGCGCCTTCTTGCCGCGGCAGCCGAAGGAGGCGTTCGAGCACGGGGCCGCCGCCGGAGTGCCGGTCATGAACGGGGCCAACCAGGACGAGGGCCGGCTGTTCGCCTTCAGCCGCTTCGACCTGAACGGCACGCCGCTCACCGCCGACCAGTACCCGGCCGTCATGCGGGCGGACTACGGCGACGAGGCGCTCGCGCGCTACCCCCTGCAGTCGTATCCCTCCCCGGCCCTCGCGTACGCCACCGCCCAGGGCGACCAGATGTTCGCCTGCCCGGCGCTCCGCCTCGACGGCGCGCTCGCCGGACGCGGCAAGGTCTACGCGTACGAGTTCGCCGACCGCACCTCCCCGCCCTTCGCCTCGCTGCGCGACCTGGGCACGGACTTCGACTTCGGCGCGACCCACGTCAACGAGGTGCAGTACCTCTTCAAGCACTTCGGCCTGGAGTCACCGCTGAACGCCGGGCAGCGGACGCTGGCGCGGCAGATGATCCAGTACTGGGGCTCCTTCGTCCGGGACGGCGTGCCGCGCGCCGCGGGACAGCCCGCGATGCCCACCCGGCCCGGCACGGTGCTGGCACTCCGCACCCCGTCCGCCGGCGGGAATGTGCCGAGCGCCACCGTTCACCGTGAGCACCAGTGCAACCTGTGGGACGCCGAGACCGTCACTCAGAACGGGTAG
- a CDS encoding DapH/DapD/GlmU-related protein, translated as MLKRKNTFSSWRRNLTQRAVHAGWAWVQRTGSVTADSPGRFRFGSIGEATRLAFPLGTVFGEPWIHLGSHCIVGEQVTLTAGLMPDLDLGPEPILRIGDGVVLGRGSHVIADTTVTIGSDCYFGPYVYVTSTNHSYDDPHEPIGKQWPRMEQVEIGPGCWIGTGAVILPGARIGRNVVVAAGAVVRGVVPDHAVVAGAPARVVRRWTPDDGWQPPLRTPAPVPIPDGITPEQLQALADLDDETVARLAELDEKTAAELAEPAAES; from the coding sequence GTGCTCAAGCGCAAGAACACGTTCTCGTCCTGGCGGCGCAACCTCACGCAGCGCGCCGTCCACGCGGGCTGGGCCTGGGTGCAGCGCACGGGTTCGGTGACGGCCGACAGCCCGGGCCGCTTCCGCTTCGGCTCGATCGGCGAAGCCACCCGGCTGGCCTTCCCGCTCGGTACCGTCTTCGGCGAACCCTGGATCCACCTCGGCTCCCACTGCATCGTCGGCGAGCAGGTGACGCTGACCGCGGGTCTGATGCCCGACCTCGACCTCGGCCCGGAGCCGATCCTGCGCATAGGGGACGGGGTCGTGCTGGGCCGTGGCAGCCATGTCATCGCCGACACGACGGTCACCATCGGCAGCGACTGCTATTTCGGGCCGTACGTCTACGTCACCTCCACGAACCACTCGTACGACGATCCGCACGAGCCCATCGGCAAGCAGTGGCCGCGCATGGAGCAGGTCGAGATCGGCCCGGGGTGCTGGATCGGCACCGGGGCCGTGATCCTGCCGGGGGCGCGGATCGGGCGGAACGTCGTGGTCGCGGCCGGCGCGGTGGTCCGGGGCGTGGTGCCCGACCACGCCGTGGTGGCGGGGGCGCCCGCCCGTGTCGTACGGCGTTGGACGCCCGACGACGGCTGGCAGCCGCCGCTGCGGACGCCCGCGCCGGTGCCCATACCTGACGGGATCACACCGGAGCAGCTCCAGGCGCTGGCCGACCTGGACGACGAGACGGTGGCGCGGCTGGCGGAGCTGGACGAGAAGACGGCCGCCGAACTCGCCGAACCGGCCGCGGAGTCCTGA
- a CDS encoding EamA family transporter — protein MTALFALATSLLWGLADFGGGLLTRRTPALTVVVVSQAIAATVLGVIVVATGGWSEAGAQLWFAVAAGVVGPVALLCFYKALALGPMGVVSPLGTVGVAVPVGVGLFLGERPGLMQVAGIAVAVLGIALAGGPQLRGAPVQRQAILLTLVAAFGFGTVFALIAEASTTITGLFLALFVQRVVNVAAGGLALYASVRRGGTALPDGSFPWRSLPALAFVGLADVAANGTYVVAAQHGPVTVAAVLASLYPVVTALAARSLLRERLRGVQAAGAGLALVGTLLLATG, from the coding sequence GTGACAGCACTCTTCGCCCTGGCCACCAGCCTGCTGTGGGGGCTGGCCGACTTCGGCGGCGGACTGCTGACGCGGCGCACCCCGGCTCTCACGGTGGTCGTCGTCTCGCAGGCGATCGCCGCGACCGTGCTCGGCGTGATCGTGGTCGCCACCGGCGGCTGGAGCGAGGCCGGTGCCCAGCTGTGGTTCGCGGTCGCCGCGGGCGTGGTGGGCCCGGTCGCCCTGCTCTGCTTCTACAAGGCGCTCGCGCTGGGCCCCATGGGCGTGGTCTCCCCGCTCGGCACCGTGGGCGTCGCCGTCCCGGTCGGCGTGGGCCTCTTCCTGGGCGAGCGGCCCGGACTGATGCAGGTCGCGGGGATCGCGGTCGCCGTGCTCGGCATCGCGCTCGCGGGCGGACCGCAGCTGCGGGGCGCGCCGGTGCAGCGGCAGGCCATCCTGCTCACCCTGGTCGCGGCCTTCGGCTTCGGCACGGTGTTCGCGCTGATCGCGGAGGCGTCGACCACGATCACCGGCCTGTTCCTGGCGCTCTTCGTGCAGCGCGTGGTCAATGTGGCGGCGGGCGGCCTCGCGCTGTACGCCTCGGTGCGACGGGGCGGCACCGCCCTCCCGGACGGCTCCTTCCCCTGGCGCTCGCTGCCCGCGCTCGCCTTCGTCGGCCTCGCCGATGTCGCGGCGAACGGCACCTATGTGGTCGCCGCCCAGCACGGCCCGGTCACGGTGGCGGCCGTACTCGCGTCGCTGTACCCGGTGGTGACCGCCCTGGCCGCGCGAAGCCTCCTGCGGGAACGGCTGCGGGGGGTGCAGGCGGCGGGAGCGGGGCTCGCGCTGGTGGGCACGCTACTGCTGGCGACCGGCTGA
- a CDS encoding RICIN domain-containing protein has translation MVAAAAFHRVLGRPTGGALRPQLLAAVRDLVRGWAADGGISALLPELGKPTGGRGLRAARSVTPERRQIAERAFRALPGASQCLLWHTEVEAEPITVPGGLLGVDTPTASAALEGVREQFRTGCVRAHRELAPTRECRFYNRLLDVPIRRGGALLPDVQQHLTECRYCRHAAEQLSHFEGGLEVLLAETVLGWGARRYLDSRPGRGGSGATSCDRGRRGGRHRPERLDPPRGRAKAVAVGVGVTSLALLVTVLTAKGWTEESGVPGPHATWGAPSGTTVNPGAVSPSSSSGSPSAASAEEPVEIAQGRLRNLDRGLCLDLRDGQVRTGARAELAECSSAASQQWSYRDNGLLRSAAEPTLCLDSDADEGTVVLANCLAHAGEVRYDLTVHGELLPRRAEGLAVAPGKGVSVVVDERDGSEAQRWTLDGGLADAGGGRPEKKLQQEKPREEKGTAPVAPERESPDGGTPELPQGEPAVPEEDPESSYETRYVQDDSGDEAEPATPVDAVVALPAEVPAAVSTVVHSATATLDSTRRQSGVTPTE, from the coding sequence ATGGTGGCCGCCGCGGCGTTCCATCGCGTGCTCGGCCGGCCCACCGGCGGCGCGCTGCGCCCTCAACTCCTCGCCGCCGTAAGGGATCTGGTGAGGGGCTGGGCGGCCGACGGCGGTATTTCCGCCCTGTTGCCGGAACTCGGCAAACCGACGGGCGGGCGCGGGCTGCGCGCCGCGCGGTCCGTGACGCCCGAAAGGCGGCAAATCGCCGAGCGCGCATTCCGGGCGCTGCCGGGGGCCTCGCAATGCCTCCTCTGGCACACCGAGGTCGAGGCCGAACCGATAACCGTACCCGGCGGTCTGCTGGGGGTGGATACGCCCACCGCGTCGGCAGCGCTGGAGGGCGTGCGCGAGCAATTCCGGACAGGCTGCGTCCGCGCCCACCGCGAACTCGCGCCCACCCGGGAATGCCGCTTCTACAACCGCCTCCTCGACGTCCCCATTCGCCGGGGCGGCGCCCTGCTGCCCGATGTCCAGCAGCATCTGACCGAGTGCCGCTACTGCCGGCACGCCGCCGAGCAGCTCAGCCATTTCGAGGGCGGCCTGGAAGTGCTGCTCGCGGAAACCGTGCTCGGCTGGGGCGCCCGGCGCTATCTCGACTCCCGGCCCGGACGCGGCGGCTCCGGGGCGACGTCGTGCGACCGCGGGCGACGCGGCGGACGGCACCGCCCGGAGCGGCTCGACCCGCCGCGCGGACGCGCGAAGGCCGTCGCCGTGGGGGTCGGCGTGACCTCCCTCGCTCTGCTCGTGACGGTCCTCACCGCCAAGGGCTGGACCGAGGAGAGCGGCGTCCCCGGACCGCACGCCACCTGGGGCGCGCCCAGCGGCACGACCGTCAACCCGGGTGCCGTGTCCCCGTCCTCGTCCAGTGGATCACCGTCGGCCGCCTCGGCCGAGGAGCCCGTCGAGATCGCCCAGGGCAGGCTCCGCAACCTCGACCGCGGGCTGTGCCTGGACCTCCGCGACGGCCAGGTCCGTACCGGCGCCCGCGCCGAGCTGGCGGAGTGCTCGTCCGCCGCGTCCCAGCAGTGGTCGTACCGGGACAACGGCCTGCTGCGCAGCGCCGCCGAGCCCACCCTGTGCCTCGACTCCGACGCCGACGAGGGCACGGTCGTCCTGGCGAACTGCCTCGCACACGCCGGCGAGGTGCGCTACGACCTCACCGTCCACGGCGAGCTCCTGCCCCGCCGGGCCGAGGGGCTGGCGGTCGCGCCCGGCAAGGGCGTGAGCGTGGTGGTCGACGAGCGGGACGGATCCGAGGCGCAGCGCTGGACGCTGGACGGCGGGCTCGCGGACGCGGGCGGGGGGAGACCCGAGAAGAAGCTCCAGCAGGAGAAGCCGCGCGAGGAGAAGGGCACCGCACCCGTGGCACCCGAGCGAGAGTCGCCGGACGGTGGCACCCCCGAACTCCCGCAGGGCGAGCCGGCCGTACCGGAAGAGGACCCCGAGTCGTCGTACGAGACGCGGTACGTCCAGGACGACTCCGGTGACGAAGCCGAGCCCGCCACCCCCGTCGATGCCGTGGTGGCCCTCCCGGCAGAAGTGCCGGCCGCCGTGTCCACGGTCGTCCACAGCGCCACGGCGACGCTCGACTCCACCCGCCGCCAGTCAGGGGTCACCCCGACGGAGTGA
- a CDS encoding DUF4442 domain-containing protein, translating into MSIGEMLAATVPMARTLNLQFLETTPEKAVVALPDQSEYHNHVGGPHAGAMFTLGESASGAIVLAAFGDQLSRAVPLAVSAEISYKKLAMGAVTATATLGRPAAEVVAQLDAGERPEFPVVIEIQRGDGAVTGEMTVVWTLRPNG; encoded by the coding sequence ATGTCGATCGGCGAGATGCTCGCCGCCACCGTGCCGATGGCCCGGACCCTGAACCTCCAGTTCCTGGAGACCACGCCGGAGAAGGCCGTGGTGGCTCTGCCGGACCAGAGTGAGTACCACAACCACGTGGGCGGGCCGCACGCCGGCGCCATGTTCACGCTCGGGGAGTCCGCCAGCGGGGCGATCGTGCTGGCCGCGTTCGGCGACCAGCTCTCGCGTGCCGTGCCGCTCGCCGTCAGCGCCGAGATCTCCTACAAGAAGCTCGCCATGGGTGCCGTGACGGCGACCGCGACGCTGGGCCGCCCGGCCGCCGAGGTCGTCGCGCAGCTGGACGCGGGGGAGCGCCCCGAGTTCCCCGTGGTCATCGAGATCCAGCGCGGTGATGGGGCCGTCACCGGGGAGATGACGGTCGTCTGGACCCTGCGGCCGAACGGCTGA
- the galU gene encoding UTP--glucose-1-phosphate uridylyltransferase GalU — protein sequence MIVPHTTPPSDPAPERVRTVRKAVVPAAGLGTRFLPATKATPKEMLPVVDKPAIQYVVEEAAAAGLDDVLMITGRHKRAIEDHFDHAFELEQALAAKGDTVRLDAVRDPARLADIHHIRQGDPLGLGHAVLCARHHVGDQPFAVLLGDDLIDPRETLLSRMLEVRDRYEGSVVALMEVPPEQIHLYGCAAVEPSGEGGVVRVTDLVEKPSREDAPSRYAVIGRYVLDPAVFGVLDRTPPGRGGEIQLTDALRDLAAGGTVHGVVFDGLRYDTGDKADYLRTVVRLACDRADLGPEFTAWLKEFVAGLEESGAREGRLAA from the coding sequence ATGATCGTCCCCCACACGACACCCCCGTCCGACCCCGCCCCCGAACGGGTCCGTACCGTCCGTAAGGCGGTCGTCCCCGCCGCAGGACTCGGCACGCGTTTTCTGCCCGCGACCAAGGCGACACCCAAGGAGATGCTGCCGGTCGTCGACAAGCCGGCCATCCAGTACGTCGTCGAGGAGGCCGCGGCGGCCGGTCTCGACGACGTACTGATGATCACCGGCCGGCACAAGCGGGCCATCGAGGACCACTTCGACCACGCCTTCGAGCTGGAGCAGGCACTCGCCGCCAAGGGCGACACCGTACGGCTGGACGCGGTGCGCGACCCGGCCCGGCTCGCGGACATCCACCACATCCGCCAGGGCGACCCCCTCGGCCTCGGCCACGCGGTGCTGTGCGCCCGCCACCACGTCGGTGACCAGCCCTTCGCCGTCCTCCTGGGCGACGACCTCATCGACCCGCGCGAGACCCTGCTCAGCCGGATGCTGGAGGTCCGCGACCGCTACGAGGGCAGTGTGGTGGCCCTGATGGAGGTCCCGCCGGAGCAGATCCACCTCTATGGCTGCGCGGCCGTCGAACCGTCGGGCGAAGGCGGTGTCGTCCGCGTCACGGACCTCGTGGAGAAGCCGTCGCGCGAGGACGCGCCGAGCCGGTACGCGGTCATCGGCCGCTACGTCCTCGACCCCGCCGTCTTCGGCGTCCTGGACCGCACCCCGCCCGGACGCGGCGGCGAGATCCAGCTGACCGACGCCCTGCGGGACCTCGCTGCGGGCGGAACGGTCCACGGAGTCGTGTTCGACGGCCTGCGCTACGACACCGGCGACAAGGCGGACTATCTGCGCACGGTGGTTCGGCTGGCGTGCGACCGGGCGGACCTGGGGCCGGAGTTCACGGCCTGGCTGAAGGAGTTCGTGGCAGGCCTGGAGGAGAGCGGGGCGAGGGAGGGCCGGCTCGCGGCTTGA
- a CDS encoding helix-turn-helix domain-containing protein — protein sequence MADLDLLTQSLARNVKHWRAVRGFTLDVLAARAGVSRGMLIQIEQARTNPSLGTVIKIGDALGISITTLLDYEQGPKVRVVSADQVVRLWHTDAGSYSRLLAGTEAPGPLEMWEWRLMPGESSSSDPHPVGTFEIVHVTAGELTLTVEGAEYRVPAGASATFEANTPHTYGNQSDAPTEWVLAVSVPPVR from the coding sequence GTGGCGGACCTCGACCTCCTGACCCAGTCCCTGGCGCGCAATGTCAAGCACTGGCGGGCCGTGCGCGGCTTCACCCTGGACGTACTCGCGGCCAGGGCCGGCGTCAGCCGCGGCATGCTCATCCAGATCGAGCAGGCGCGCACCAACCCGAGCCTCGGCACGGTGATCAAGATCGGCGACGCGCTCGGGATCAGCATCACCACCCTGCTGGACTACGAGCAGGGCCCGAAGGTGCGCGTCGTCTCGGCCGACCAGGTGGTACGGCTGTGGCACACCGACGCGGGCAGCTACAGCAGGCTTCTCGCGGGCACCGAGGCGCCGGGGCCACTGGAGATGTGGGAGTGGCGGCTGATGCCGGGCGAGAGCAGCAGCTCGGACCCGCACCCCGTCGGCACCTTCGAGATCGTCCACGTCACGGCGGGCGAGCTGACCCTCACCGTCGAGGGCGCGGAGTACCGCGTCCCGGCCGGCGCGAGCGCCACCTTCGAGGCCAACACCCCGCACACATACGGCAATCAGAGCGACGCCCCGACGGAGTGGGTGCTCGCCGTGTCGGTGCCGCCCGTCCGCTGA